The following coding sequences lie in one Thalassoglobus polymorphus genomic window:
- a CDS encoding LysM peptidoglycan-binding domain-containing protein, with the protein MFSRNHDSHRFIRVALVLTIFISQDCLTGAAIAQDSATPAESPKWSLPKKVEEPALLKSTPQKSTQVDVATGLFDTKVQAAPLQSNEENPPSFPRQNFDGVEELDAPPTLEMNSRLLNPRQIQAAEITQPTNPTPQPRTALTVPIQTAPVQTTPVAPVQTEQGQAPASTVHRDPFLKQTGNSGTSAQGAETAFGADLEIPPLGNEPAPPSFPSDSAPRMAPPEASIFPANPVESKPAATPPPVQSFEIESVETLKPSPAPQLSQPAPFSPTTEIPETTPNVPNPSNSMNTAQAVPKKQVYNPPANELVIQNKQPSDATNQIAQETVHEVQRGENYWTISRQHFGTARYFAALAEYNKHRIPRPDRMKPGMFVLVPDSKVLDQRYPKMAGIVDAQPSPESLLAPGFFIQDGQPLYRIGKGDTLTDIAENHLGRTARWSQIVGMNRDLLKDGNTLKIGMVLRLPHDASQVVLAPSGETIR; encoded by the coding sequence ATGTTTTCAAGAAATCATGATTCACACCGATTCATTCGAGTTGCCCTCGTACTGACGATCTTCATCTCGCAGGATTGTCTCACAGGAGCAGCGATTGCCCAGGATTCAGCGACTCCGGCGGAAAGTCCGAAGTGGAGCCTTCCGAAGAAAGTCGAGGAACCTGCACTTCTGAAAAGTACGCCTCAAAAAAGCACGCAAGTTGACGTTGCGACCGGACTCTTTGACACAAAAGTCCAGGCGGCTCCTCTTCAAAGTAATGAAGAGAATCCCCCATCATTTCCTCGCCAAAACTTTGACGGAGTTGAAGAACTCGATGCTCCACCAACCCTGGAGATGAACTCTCGACTCCTGAATCCGAGACAAATTCAAGCTGCGGAAATTACTCAACCGACCAATCCGACTCCGCAACCGAGAACGGCACTCACCGTCCCCATTCAGACTGCACCAGTGCAGACAACACCTGTAGCACCTGTGCAAACCGAACAGGGACAAGCTCCGGCCTCGACAGTTCATCGTGATCCATTCTTGAAACAAACCGGAAATTCTGGAACGTCCGCGCAAGGTGCAGAGACCGCATTCGGTGCAGACCTAGAGATTCCACCTTTGGGAAATGAGCCAGCTCCACCTTCATTTCCAAGTGATTCGGCACCGAGAATGGCTCCTCCGGAAGCATCAATTTTCCCAGCGAATCCTGTTGAATCAAAACCGGCTGCAACTCCCCCCCCGGTGCAAAGCTTCGAAATCGAATCCGTCGAAACGCTCAAACCGAGCCCGGCTCCACAACTCTCTCAGCCCGCCCCTTTCTCGCCCACGACAGAAATTCCAGAGACCACGCCTAACGTTCCCAATCCCTCAAATTCAATGAACACTGCGCAGGCTGTTCCGAAAAAACAGGTGTACAATCCACCAGCAAATGAACTCGTCATTCAGAACAAGCAACCGAGCGACGCGACGAATCAAATCGCACAAGAGACAGTTCACGAAGTTCAGCGTGGTGAAAACTACTGGACAATTTCACGTCAGCACTTCGGGACAGCCCGTTACTTCGCTGCCTTGGCGGAATACAACAAACACCGTATTCCTCGCCCCGATCGCATGAAACCCGGAATGTTTGTGCTTGTCCCAGATTCGAAAGTCCTTGATCAACGCTATCCCAAAATGGCAGGGATTGTTGATGCCCAGCCATCACCGGAATCTCTTCTTGCTCCCGGATTTTTCATTCAGGACGGTCAGCCGCTCTATCGCATCGGAAAAGGAGACACCTTGACCGACATCGCAGAAAACCACCTCGGGCGGACCGCTCGCTGGTCACAAATTGTCGGCATGAACCGAGATCTCCTGAAGGATGGGAATACCCTGAAAATCGGGATGGTTTTACGACTTCCTCACGATGCCAGCCAAGTTGTCCTCGCTCCGTCGGGGGAAACGATCCGATAA
- the rsmH gene encoding 16S rRNA (cytosine(1402)-N(4))-methyltransferase RsmH translates to MPRPSPSHRTVHIPVMLHEVLTQLAIQPGLNIVDGTLGAGGHSQHILKAMNQQGQLIGLDRDQSMIDRAAQVVSGPNVSLHQCSYAELETVLEKLSIETVDRVLLDLGLSSDQLADPQRGFGFDTSGPLDMRYDTSTGSPAKDLMLTASTEELTQIFSEYGDERDADKIAAEIVKRRKAARAIETADQLVELVHSVTGPTSQKKSPSVARVFQGLRIAVNRELDQLEQFLTEVLPQRLSPGGRAVIITFHSIEDRMVKDAFRNKEVWNNLTRKPLAPTPSEVRMNPRSRSAKIRVAERAE, encoded by the coding sequence ATGCCGCGCCCTTCGCCGTCTCATCGGACGGTGCATATTCCGGTCATGCTTCATGAAGTTCTTACGCAACTCGCCATTCAACCCGGCCTGAACATCGTAGATGGAACGCTCGGTGCAGGCGGACATAGTCAACACATCCTTAAAGCCATGAATCAACAGGGACAGCTGATCGGACTTGATCGTGATCAATCGATGATTGATCGTGCCGCTCAAGTTGTCTCCGGGCCAAACGTCTCACTTCATCAGTGCAGCTATGCCGAGCTCGAAACAGTGCTGGAGAAACTTTCAATAGAAACTGTGGATCGAGTTCTGCTCGACCTTGGTTTGTCCTCGGATCAACTCGCAGACCCTCAGCGAGGATTCGGTTTCGACACCTCTGGCCCGCTGGACATGCGGTACGACACTTCCACCGGAAGCCCCGCCAAAGATCTCATGCTGACTGCCTCGACAGAAGAACTCACACAGATTTTCTCCGAATATGGAGACGAACGGGATGCAGACAAAATTGCTGCGGAGATTGTGAAACGAAGAAAAGCTGCGCGAGCAATCGAAACCGCTGACCAACTTGTCGAGCTGGTCCACTCGGTCACCGGACCAACGAGTCAAAAAAAATCCCCCAGCGTCGCGCGAGTCTTTCAGGGCTTGCGGATTGCTGTGAATCGCGAGCTGGACCAACTGGAACAGTTTCTCACGGAAGTCCTCCCGCAACGCCTGAGCCCCGGCGGACGTGCGGTCATTATCACGTTCCATTCCATCGAAGATCGAATGGTCAAGGACGCATTTCGAAACAAAGAGGTCTGGAATAACCTCACCCGCAAACCACTTGCTCCGACACCATCGGAAGTACGTATGAATCCACGCTCACGCTCCGCGAAAATTCGCGTCGCGGAACGAGCTGAATAA
- a CDS encoding tRNA modification GTPase — translation MNALNVSSNACIAAVASASGPAARGILRVSGSETVALLKRILSSSTPEFHPTHARRYPCSIGLGDGDLELPVDVHLWPTHRSFTGEPLAEIHCVGSPPLLNEILERIFTSGARPAERGEFTLRAFLAGRIDLVQAEAVLGVIDAANPNELKTALDQLAGGISSKISELREELLLHLADLEAGLDFVEEDIDFVQRPEFLEKLRSGDTFLQQLLQQSQERMLSTGHARVVLAGLPNAGKSTLFNALLETETAIVSSIAGTTRDYLAATVHNENGVTYTLIDTAGWESARDGIEEIAGNQRADQYQRADLIVWCSPANATPEEQTENQTLLLSCQEANRSVLEITTKADTLRDSDNEGLINVSVQTGEGIQDVRNAILDELMSSNVDAELTGATAARCRESLQHAHHSLCRALEIVEHAGGDELVAMELRDVLDHLGRIVGVVYTDDILDRIFSRFCIGK, via the coding sequence GTGAATGCCTTGAACGTTTCTTCGAATGCTTGCATCGCTGCGGTTGCCTCCGCCTCGGGACCGGCAGCGCGTGGGATTCTCCGCGTGAGTGGCAGCGAAACAGTCGCTTTACTCAAGCGAATCCTTTCATCATCCACTCCCGAGTTTCACCCAACTCACGCTCGTCGATATCCTTGCTCAATCGGTCTGGGCGATGGAGATCTGGAGCTCCCGGTTGATGTCCATTTGTGGCCGACTCACCGGAGTTTCACAGGAGAACCACTTGCTGAGATTCACTGCGTTGGATCTCCTCCTTTGTTAAATGAAATCCTCGAACGGATTTTTACTTCAGGAGCACGACCTGCTGAACGTGGCGAATTCACGTTGCGAGCGTTTCTCGCTGGCCGCATCGATCTGGTTCAAGCGGAAGCCGTTCTTGGTGTGATTGATGCAGCTAATCCCAATGAGCTCAAAACAGCTCTCGACCAACTCGCCGGGGGAATTTCCTCAAAAATCAGCGAATTGCGTGAAGAACTGTTGTTGCACCTGGCTGACCTGGAAGCGGGCCTCGACTTTGTAGAAGAAGACATCGACTTCGTACAACGTCCGGAATTTCTGGAGAAGTTGCGATCTGGTGACACGTTTTTGCAGCAACTGTTACAACAATCTCAGGAGCGAATGCTCTCTACTGGGCACGCTCGCGTTGTGCTTGCAGGGCTGCCCAATGCGGGAAAAAGCACGCTCTTTAACGCCTTGCTCGAAACAGAAACCGCAATCGTCTCTTCAATCGCGGGAACAACGAGAGACTACCTGGCAGCGACGGTCCACAACGAAAACGGAGTCACCTACACACTCATCGATACCGCTGGCTGGGAATCCGCTCGCGACGGCATCGAAGAGATTGCCGGGAATCAACGTGCCGATCAATATCAACGAGCCGACTTGATCGTCTGGTGCTCACCTGCGAACGCGACACCCGAAGAGCAAACCGAGAATCAGACTCTCTTACTGTCGTGTCAAGAAGCGAACAGGTCTGTTTTAGAAATCACCACAAAAGCCGACACCCTCCGCGATAGCGATAATGAGGGCCTCATCAACGTTTCGGTCCAAACTGGTGAGGGGATTCAGGATGTCCGAAACGCTATTCTCGATGAGCTGATGAGCTCCAATGTCGACGCCGAACTGACCGGAGCGACGGCAGCTCGGTGTCGAGAAAGCTTGCAGCATGCCCATCACTCTTTATGCCGGGCACTGGAAATCGTCGAACATGCCGGAGGCGATGAACTCGTTGCGATGGAGTTGCGCGATGTTCTTGATCACCTGGGAAGAATCGTCGGTGTCGTCTATACCGACGATATTCTGGACCGCATCTTCAGCCGATTTTGCATAGGAAAGTAA
- a CDS encoding HEAT repeat domain-containing protein, which translates to MMETDINWRVLLVCWVFLCTSLQGVIVAEDGETKPLKVVPVDEVIKEIRQESRLTGADELTAELDKPIQIWVNRTYLGTDNAYAEFGIRYLAVRLTILNQTENLVTINGEEITLTGWGETYGLKDRPEKYHSMPVKLDREVLSINEMTTPPQLTIPEKSAASFWCLFLEVEKINQISELSLTIPLESGGQLIHDLRSEQRARLGLTSKRIGPEGSLGLLEIQGSLNTVNAQDLADALKKLSAQKVRRIVIRWSKTASEMDVDLVDWLLHRATLEPANQLYSFFPAFPDMQYLALANLPNVNAKEEIDASHRRFLFADVADAVQASLKDLFAVIDPRYIEREIRSGHPLSQRAALVSLETRQDLATFENIYPMLSELYDTADESTRPFVLLAIGQQSHPQAIPMLVNIATQEDQKDAVGAMVALLRSNQQAATSSIERLYTEQAMNVPPAKQIELLTENYRREWSPYLVQALSHKSPEVRSAALKGLVAVGHERLFEFLEAALQDDSEEAQTVAFNALVDMGDAESEQIAVDYALLRLANGDVTENVLEILRRTRDQRAATLVLNQIYRSKEKADREQLLAILEHVGDERIIRDLLKHEEEFEPEERVLIYNLVSALAMPELLEVAKRAVHAEEPILRQTGIALLTKETSDEAAEAIYSLMKDANEDEATQICYALGRIGTRRAEELLKDYRQQSLEAKNESGLDAANDGIRLWMSHSPGWNSIESAYYHSRVENYENALTYFELAVEIDPELGVGHSGIGNTLLKLKKFDKAGEAFQKAYAIDNFDGQAITGIGIVKAIQGETEEAVQFTLDSTDKFPKDDIFAYNTACVFGRAIESLRKVPDLSKTMPTIKEYETKAIQALEKSIKYGFEEFDLMRTDPDLNSLRGLPEFQKLLSN; encoded by the coding sequence ATGATGGAAACTGATATCAATTGGCGAGTTCTTCTCGTTTGCTGGGTGTTCCTCTGCACATCGCTCCAGGGTGTGATCGTCGCTGAAGACGGCGAAACAAAACCCCTGAAAGTGGTTCCGGTCGATGAAGTGATCAAGGAAATCCGACAAGAATCGCGTCTTACCGGGGCGGACGAGCTCACGGCAGAGCTGGACAAACCGATTCAAATTTGGGTGAATCGGACATATCTTGGGACAGACAACGCCTATGCTGAATTCGGCATTCGTTACCTTGCTGTCAGACTGACCATTCTGAATCAGACCGAAAATCTCGTCACCATCAACGGCGAAGAGATTACTCTGACTGGCTGGGGAGAAACTTATGGACTGAAAGACCGTCCCGAGAAGTATCACTCGATGCCAGTGAAGCTGGATCGTGAAGTCCTTTCGATTAACGAAATGACGACTCCGCCCCAGTTGACCATTCCTGAAAAAAGTGCTGCTTCATTTTGGTGTCTGTTTTTGGAAGTCGAAAAGATCAATCAAATTTCAGAACTCAGCCTGACGATCCCATTAGAATCAGGCGGGCAGCTGATACATGATTTGAGATCAGAACAGCGAGCACGCTTGGGGCTGACATCAAAACGAATCGGTCCAGAGGGCTCGCTGGGGCTGCTGGAGATTCAAGGCTCATTGAATACGGTGAATGCTCAAGACCTTGCAGACGCACTCAAGAAACTTTCTGCTCAAAAAGTTCGGCGTATCGTCATTCGCTGGTCAAAAACTGCCTCAGAGATGGATGTGGACCTGGTCGACTGGCTGCTTCATCGGGCAACTCTTGAACCTGCGAATCAGCTCTATTCATTCTTTCCTGCATTTCCGGACATGCAGTATCTGGCGCTCGCAAATCTTCCCAACGTCAACGCTAAAGAGGAGATCGATGCGAGCCATCGACGTTTCCTTTTCGCTGACGTCGCTGATGCCGTACAAGCAAGTTTGAAAGACTTGTTTGCTGTGATCGATCCGAGATACATCGAACGTGAAATCAGGTCCGGGCACCCCCTCTCTCAACGTGCAGCACTGGTCTCACTCGAAACTCGACAGGACCTCGCGACTTTTGAAAACATCTACCCGATGCTGAGCGAGCTCTATGACACCGCTGATGAATCGACTCGACCTTTTGTCCTTCTGGCAATCGGTCAACAGAGCCATCCTCAGGCGATTCCAATGCTGGTCAACATCGCCACTCAAGAAGATCAGAAAGATGCCGTAGGTGCGATGGTTGCGCTGTTGAGGTCCAATCAACAAGCTGCTACGTCGTCCATCGAACGTTTGTATACCGAACAGGCAATGAATGTTCCTCCTGCGAAGCAAATTGAACTGCTGACCGAAAACTACCGCCGCGAATGGTCCCCGTACCTCGTTCAAGCGCTCTCGCACAAGAGTCCAGAGGTTCGTTCTGCAGCTCTAAAGGGACTGGTTGCTGTTGGCCATGAGCGATTGTTCGAATTTCTTGAAGCGGCACTTCAAGACGATTCTGAAGAAGCCCAAACTGTCGCATTTAATGCTTTGGTTGACATGGGGGACGCGGAGAGTGAACAAATTGCGGTCGATTATGCCTTGCTCCGTTTGGCGAACGGAGATGTGACCGAGAACGTCCTGGAGATTCTCCGCAGAACTCGTGATCAACGAGCCGCGACTCTTGTCCTGAATCAAATTTATCGCAGTAAGGAGAAAGCTGATCGCGAACAGCTCCTTGCGATACTGGAACATGTTGGCGACGAGCGCATCATACGTGACCTCTTAAAACATGAGGAAGAATTCGAACCAGAGGAACGAGTCCTGATTTACAATCTCGTTTCTGCACTAGCGATGCCAGAGTTACTCGAAGTTGCCAAGCGAGCTGTTCATGCCGAAGAACCAATTCTCCGCCAGACGGGGATTGCACTTCTCACGAAGGAAACCAGTGACGAAGCTGCCGAAGCCATCTACAGCTTGATGAAAGATGCAAATGAAGATGAGGCAACACAAATCTGCTATGCCCTCGGGAGGATTGGGACTCGCCGCGCAGAAGAACTCTTGAAAGATTACCGTCAGCAAAGCCTTGAGGCAAAAAACGAAAGTGGTCTGGATGCAGCAAATGATGGCATTCGCCTCTGGATGAGCCACTCCCCCGGTTGGAATTCGATTGAGTCTGCGTACTACCATTCGCGCGTCGAAAATTACGAAAATGCACTTACCTACTTTGAACTTGCTGTCGAAATCGATCCTGAACTGGGAGTTGGACATTCAGGAATCGGGAATACACTCCTGAAGTTAAAAAAGTTCGATAAAGCAGGCGAAGCATTCCAGAAAGCCTATGCGATAGACAACTTCGATGGTCAGGCCATCACCGGAATTGGCATCGTGAAGGCGATTCAGGGAGAAACGGAAGAAGCTGTTCAATTCACCCTCGATTCAACAGACAAGTTTCCCAAAGACGACATTTTCGCTTACAACACCGCATGCGTATTCGGTCGAGCGATCGAGTCACTCCGTAAAGTTCCCGATCTTTCCAAGACAATGCCCACCATCAAAGAGTATGAAACGAAAGCGATTCAGGCACTTGAAAAATCCATCAAGTATGGGTTTGAAGAATTCGACCTGATGCGAACCGACCCCGATCTGAATTCATTACGCGGGCTCCCTGAGTTTCAGAAACTTCTTTCGAATTGA
- a CDS encoding HEAT repeat domain-containing protein, which yields MRQLIQQLTLSHFSLLLTFCFAFLSGCGGADQSAPPASPAKATGITEAKNAPPAPLPSASSIATQETASSDNKNSNSKTMLAQPETPARAPLKLPSTKEKKTVEVERASVPVLTAASAPTQKVEFDNNLVDAFEKLVTPANSIEAWEQAHQAVLDLGEEVVPLLADRLKNGNNIERETAASTLISFGPDAEGAIPELRSALKDPVPFVRANAAITLVQFPKEAPQAVSVLVTLLEHDDPTLQQMAAMNLSVLGEDASSHVDDLTRILDTTEGPELLLPVVELLGRIGPAAETAVPKLKQIAFEQKGEVGAAANSAIQLIQTESQE from the coding sequence ATGCGACAACTTATTCAACAATTGACTCTCAGTCACTTTTCACTTTTACTCACTTTCTGCTTTGCCTTCTTGAGCGGATGCGGAGGGGCCGATCAATCTGCTCCGCCGGCAAGTCCGGCAAAGGCTACGGGGATCACAGAAGCAAAAAACGCCCCCCCTGCTCCACTTCCCTCTGCATCTTCTATCGCTACTCAGGAAACGGCCTCTTCTGACAACAAAAACTCGAATTCGAAGACCATGCTTGCTCAACCTGAGACTCCGGCAAGAGCGCCTCTGAAATTGCCGTCGACAAAAGAAAAGAAAACCGTCGAGGTAGAGAGAGCTTCCGTTCCAGTATTGACTGCCGCTTCAGCTCCAACACAAAAAGTTGAGTTCGACAATAACCTTGTCGATGCCTTCGAGAAGCTTGTGACACCTGCAAATTCGATTGAAGCATGGGAGCAGGCGCACCAAGCGGTGCTTGATTTAGGAGAAGAGGTTGTCCCGCTACTGGCAGATCGTCTCAAAAATGGAAACAACATCGAACGAGAAACGGCAGCCTCAACTCTCATTTCGTTTGGTCCAGATGCAGAAGGTGCAATTCCCGAGCTTCGTTCGGCGTTGAAAGATCCCGTTCCGTTCGTACGTGCAAACGCTGCCATCACACTCGTACAATTTCCGAAAGAAGCTCCGCAAGCAGTCTCGGTGTTGGTCACTCTTCTGGAGCATGATGACCCAACGCTCCAGCAAATGGCAGCGATGAACTTGTCCGTTCTCGGAGAAGATGCCAGCTCGCATGTCGATGATCTGACAAGGATACTGGATACGACAGAAGGACCGGAGCTCCTGCTTCCCGTTGTCGAACTCCTTGGCCGCATCGGTCCTGCAGCTGAGACGGCTGTTCCCAAGCTCAAACAAATCGCGTTTGAGCAGAAAGGAGAAGTCGGAGCAGCTGCCAACTCTGCCATTCAGCTCATTCAAACTGAATCTCAAGAATGA
- a CDS encoding glycerol-3-phosphate dehydrogenase/oxidase, whose protein sequence is MSREKSLEALRKREEPWDLLVIGGGATGIGIALDAASRNLDVLLFEQSDFGKGTSSRSTKLIHGGVRYLQQGNLTLVSDALQERSRLIRNAPHLVRDRSFLVPCHSFWERIFYGTGMKLYDFLAVRDSFGSSGWLSKSEVAEVAPALQHKKLKGAVRYHDGQFDDARLLLSMARSAFDHGACLLNYVQVNQFLKDGSGKVIGVEASDQLAEESFAPHARSVINATGPFSDTVRKLDEQNAEKMIAPSQGVHLVVPISFFPGEAAMIVPKTPDGRVIFIIPWHDHAIIGTTDTEIPEAVLEPTAQEDEIQFLLDTSADYLAKPLSRSDVLSIYTGIRPLVKNSNAGRTASLSRDHHIQTSSSGVVTIAGGKWTTVRKMAEDCVDVAVKQANLPAKECVTKNLKLHGHQENLNVDDPRSAYGSDLVALEQLEAEHPSWAEPFSKSLSLRPSEVVWAARNEMAQTLDDVLTRRSRCLFLDARATLAIAPDVARRLAQELNKDESWVTDQVEKFEIIAQHFLP, encoded by the coding sequence ATGAGTCGTGAGAAGTCGCTTGAGGCTCTTCGGAAACGGGAAGAACCGTGGGACCTTCTCGTCATTGGCGGAGGAGCAACAGGTATTGGAATTGCTCTCGATGCCGCCAGCCGAAACCTTGATGTCCTTCTCTTCGAACAATCAGATTTTGGAAAAGGAACGTCAAGCCGAAGCACGAAACTGATTCATGGAGGTGTCAGGTATTTACAACAGGGAAATCTGACATTGGTGAGTGATGCACTTCAGGAACGGTCTCGGCTGATCCGAAATGCTCCGCACCTTGTTCGTGACCGTTCATTTCTTGTTCCCTGTCATAGTTTTTGGGAGCGGATTTTTTATGGCACGGGGATGAAGCTGTACGATTTTCTTGCAGTCCGAGACAGTTTTGGAAGCTCCGGATGGCTTTCAAAGAGTGAAGTCGCGGAAGTCGCCCCAGCGCTGCAGCACAAAAAGTTAAAGGGGGCAGTTCGTTATCACGATGGTCAGTTTGATGATGCCCGATTGTTACTGAGCATGGCTCGGTCGGCTTTTGACCATGGAGCCTGCCTGTTGAACTATGTTCAAGTGAATCAATTTCTCAAGGATGGCTCGGGAAAGGTGATTGGTGTTGAGGCCTCTGACCAACTGGCTGAAGAAAGCTTCGCTCCACATGCTCGGTCTGTCATTAACGCAACCGGTCCATTTTCTGACACTGTCCGGAAACTGGACGAACAGAATGCAGAGAAGATGATCGCACCCAGCCAAGGCGTTCATCTCGTCGTTCCGATTTCATTTTTCCCGGGCGAAGCAGCGATGATCGTCCCGAAAACTCCCGACGGACGAGTGATCTTCATTATTCCGTGGCACGACCACGCCATCATCGGAACAACTGACACAGAGATTCCAGAGGCAGTGCTGGAGCCGACAGCTCAAGAGGACGAGATTCAATTTTTACTGGACACATCAGCAGATTACCTCGCCAAACCACTCTCTCGCAGTGACGTCTTGAGTATTTATACCGGCATCCGCCCCCTCGTGAAAAACAGCAACGCTGGCCGGACGGCCTCTCTTTCTCGGGACCATCACATTCAAACCTCTTCTTCTGGCGTGGTGACAATTGCAGGGGGGAAGTGGACGACAGTTCGGAAGATGGCGGAAGATTGTGTGGACGTCGCTGTGAAGCAAGCGAATTTGCCTGCGAAAGAATGTGTGACAAAAAATCTTAAGCTGCACGGGCATCAGGAAAATTTGAACGTCGATGACCCGCGCAGTGCTTATGGCTCAGACCTGGTTGCTTTGGAACAGCTGGAAGCTGAGCATCCTTCGTGGGCAGAACCCTTTTCGAAGTCACTCAGCCTCAGGCCCTCTGAGGTTGTCTGGGCAGCGCGAAATGAGATGGCGCAAACTCTGGACGATGTGTTGACGCGGCGTTCAAGATGCCTGTTTCTTGATGCTCGGGCAACGCTGGCAATTGCTCCTGATGTCGCTCGGCGACTCGCACAAGAACTCAACAAGGATGAGAGTTGGGTGACCGATCAAGTGGAGAAGTTTGAGATCATCGCTCAACACTTCCTCCCATAA
- a CDS encoding LOG family protein codes for MRLRINLLWKIMLKIDSVCVFCGSNIGNDPQFSSSAQDLGHRLADSGIRLVFGGGHIGLMGVVADAVLEKNGDVTGVIPASLEERELAHPGVRDMHIVESMHIRKALMAELSDAFVALPGGLGTFEELCEIMTWAQLEFHQKPIIILNVNGYYSSLLNLIDHGIEKEFMSQKHRELFHVAESVDDLMQILKNRV; via the coding sequence ATGCGTTTGCGCATCAACTTGCTCTGGAAGATTATGTTGAAAATTGATTCTGTATGCGTCTTTTGCGGATCGAATATTGGAAACGATCCGCAGTTTTCCAGCTCTGCTCAAGATTTAGGCCACAGACTGGCGGACTCCGGGATTCGTCTTGTTTTTGGAGGGGGACACATCGGCCTGATGGGTGTCGTTGCCGATGCGGTGTTGGAGAAAAATGGGGATGTGACTGGTGTGATTCCCGCCTCGCTGGAAGAAAGGGAGTTGGCCCACCCCGGTGTTCGGGATATGCACATCGTAGAATCGATGCACATTCGAAAAGCGTTGATGGCAGAACTGTCCGATGCCTTCGTCGCCCTCCCCGGAGGACTGGGCACGTTCGAAGAGCTCTGCGAAATTATGACGTGGGCACAATTAGAATTTCACCAGAAGCCAATTATTATCCTGAACGTCAACGGGTATTATTCATCGCTGTTGAATCTCATTGACCATGGGATTGAGAAAGAATTCATGAGCCAGAAGCACCGTGAACTCTTCCATGTCGCAGAATCGGTCGACGATCTCATGCAAATCTTGAAGAACAGGGTTTAA